From one Trifolium pratense cultivar HEN17-A07 linkage group LG1, ARS_RC_1.1, whole genome shotgun sequence genomic stretch:
- the LOC123893290 gene encoding uncharacterized protein LOC123893290, protein MSLTLLALLLLLFISIGNGQNNNNSSIECPFHLSCSRNINQTQILEFPSLPVSEKFIVNDIDCESQVLYLSHPQNCLSSLFLTNNFSLFYPFRTNFPYSSNITFFNCSSVRQDHLKSLDQTGPNAQDMLSCPIYVADSTESVVDLDLLHCTRMFDKVLPIEAYDIRHNILILNWSYTNFPSQCFDPHNKSKKNRTSIILETIGAIIGSTMLVVLISVFFRVYFYFRTKGEDQTRLENFLKDYEASKPTRFSYADIKRITNQFKEKLGEGAHGAVYKGKLSSQILVAVKMLNNTEGDGREFINEVGTMGKIHHVNVVRLLGFCADGFYRALVYDFFPNGSLQNFISPPDNNDAFLGWDLLQQIALGIANGIEYLHQGCDHRILHFDINPHNVLLDENFIPKISDFGLAKLCSKNQNTVSLTAARGTLGYMAPEVFSRNFGNVSYKSDIYSYGMLLLEMVGGRKNTKTTTGEENFQVLYPDWIHGLLEGGDIHIPIDDEGDFRIGKKLAIVGLWCIQWHSVHRPSMKAVVQMLQGEVDKLKVPTNPFNASSSTSRTANTDIGCLNLELDVIQELKSFANRSLCYYVIRDNGISVSWSETNFDSQCLDDQYELPLPKKSKKNDKSIILVTTGAIVGSSMLVVLIGVFFRVYFYFRTKGEDQTRLENFLKDYEASKPTRFSYADIKRITNQFKEKLGEGAHGAVYKGKLSSQIHVAVKMLNNTEGDGREFINEVGTMGKIHHVNVVRLLGFCADGFHRALVYDFFPNGSLQNFISSPNNKDDFLGWDLLQQIALGIAIGIEYLHQGCDYRILHFDINPHNVLLDENLIPKISDFGLAKLCSKNQNTVSMTAARGTLGYIAPEVFSRNFGNVSYKSDIYSYGMLLLEMVGGRKNTKTITGEENFPVLYPDWIHGLLEGKDIHIPIDEDGDFRIAKKLAIVGLWCIQWHSVHRPNMKNVVQMLQGEVEKLKVPTNPFNASASSTNRTTNTATGGFLNTELDVIQELE, encoded by the exons ATGTCACTCACATTACTAGCTCTGCTGCTTCTGCTGTTCATCAGTATTGGAAATGGTCAGAATAACAATAACTCGTCCATTGAATGCCCTTTCCATCTATCTTGTTCGCGTAACATTAATCAGACTCAGATCCTTGAATTCCCCTCATTACCAGTATCAGAAAAATTCATTGTCAATGACATAGATTGCGAATCTCAAGTATTATATCTATCTCACCCACAAAACTGTCTTTCTAGTCTCTTCTTaacaaacaatttttcattattttatccTTTTCGAACCAATTTTCCATATAGTAGCAATATTACTTTCTTTAATTGTTCTTCCGTTCGACAAGACCATCTTAAAAGCTTGGACCAAACAGGCCCCAATGCACAAGACATGTTGTCATGTCCAATTTATGTAGCAGATTCCACAGAAAGTGTCGTCGACTTGGACTTGTTACACTGCACAAGAATGTTTGATAAAGTTTTGCCAATAGAAGCTTATGATATAAGGCATAACATTCTCATATTGAATTGGTCGTATACAAATTTTCCCAGTCAATGTTTCGATCCACACAACAAATCAAAGAAGAACCGCACATCCATTATTTTAGAAACAATAG GGGCAATCATTGGTTCGACTATGCTGGTTGTTTTGATTAGTGTTTTCTTTCGAGTATACTTCTATTTTAGAACGAAAGGGGAAGATCAAACGAGACTTGAAAACTTTTTGAAGGATTATGAAGCTTCAAAGCCAACTAGATTCTCTTATGCCGATATCAAGAGAATTACAAACCAATTCAAGGAAAAACTAGGTGAAGGAGCTCATGGAGCTGTCTATAAAGGTAAATTATCGAGTCAAATTCTGGTTGCTGTGAAAATGCTTAATAACACAGAAGGAGATGGGAGGGAGTTCATAAATGAAGTCGGAACTATGGGGAAAATCCACCATGTTAATGTTGTCCGGTTGCTTGGTTTCTGCGCCGATGGATTTTATCGTGCTTTGGTGTATGACTTTTTTCCGAATGGTTCTTTACAAAATTTCATTTCTCCACCCGACAACAATGATGCTTTCCTTGGTTGGGACTTATTGCAACAAATTGCTCTAGGCATTGCAAACGGAATTGAATATCTTCACCAGGGTTGTGATCATAGAATTCTTCACTTTGATATAAATCCTCACAATGTCTTGTTAGATGAAAATTTCATTCCTAAAATTTCAGACTTCGGTTTAGCTAAGTTATGctccaaaaatcaaaatactGTTTCGTTGACAGCAGCTAGGGGAACATTAGGGTACATGGCACCTGAGGTTTTTTCTAGGAACTTTGGAAATGTCTCTTATAAGTCTGATATATACAGCTACGGTATGTTGCTTCTCGAGATGGTTGGAGGAAGAAAGAATACTAAAACAACTACTGGTGAAGAAAATTTCCAAGTTTTGTATCCAGATTGGATCCATGGTTTACTCGAAGGGGGTGACATTCATATCCCAATTGACGATGAGGGAGATTTTAGAATTGGAAAGAAACTAGCAATTGTGGGACTTTGGTGCATTCAGTGGCACTCTGTGCATCGTCCGTCTATGAAAGCTGTGGTGCAGATGCTACAAGGAGAGGTAGACAAGTTAAAAGTGCCCACCAATCCTTTCAATGCCTCATCTTCAACTAGTAGAACTGCAAATACTGATATAGGATGTCTGAATTTAGAACTAGATGTGATTCAAGAGTTA AAAAGTTTTGCCAATAGAAGCTTATGTTATTATGTTATAAGGGACAACGGAATCTCCGTGAGTTGGTCTGAAACAAATTTTGACAGTCAATGTTTAGATGATCAATATGAGCTACCGCTACCCAAGAAATCAAAGAAGAACGACAAATCGATTATTTTAGTAACAACAG GGGCGATCGTTGGTTCAAGTATGCTGGTTGTTTTGATTGGCGTTTTCTTTCGAGTATACTTCTATTTTAGGACGAAAGGGGAAGATCAAACGAGACTTGAAAACTTTTTGAAGGATTACGAAGCTTCAAAGCCAACAAGATTCTCTTATGCTGATATTAAAAGAATTACAAATCAATTCAAGGAAAAACTAGGCGAAGGTGCTCATGGAGCTGTCTATAAAGGTAAATTATCGAGTCAAATTCATGTTGCTGTGAAGATGCTTAATAATACAGAAGGTGATGGGAGAGAGTTCATAAATGAAGTGGGAACTATGGGAAAAATTCACCATGTTAATGTTGTTCGATTGCTTGGCTTTTGTGCCGATGGATTTCATCGTGCTTTGGTTTATGACTTTTTCCCAAACGGTTCACTGCAGAATTTCATTTCTTCACCCAATAACAAAGATGATTTTCTTGGTTGGGACTTATTGCAACAAATAGCTCTAGGCATTGCCATTGGAATTGAGTATCTTCACCAGGGTTGTGATTATAGAATTCTTCACTTTGATATCAATCCTCACAATGTCTTGTTGGATGAAAATTTAATTCCAAAAATATCGGATTTCGGTTTAGCTAAGCTGTGctccaaaaatcaaaatactGTTTCGATGACTGCAGCTAGGGGAACATTAGGGTACATAGCACCTGAGGTTTTTTCTAGAAACTTTGGAAATGTCTCTTATAAGTCTGATATATACAGCTATGGTATGTTGTTGCTCGAGATGGTTGGAGGAAGAAAGAATACAAAAACAATTACCGGAGAAGAAAATTTCCCAGTTTTGTATCCGGATTGGATCCACGGTTTACTTGAAGGGAAAGACATTCATATCCCAATTGACGAAGATGGAGATTTTAGAATTGCAAAGAAACTAGCAATTGTGGGACTTTGGTGCATTCAGTGGCACTCCGTGCATCGTCCAAACATGAAAAATGTGGTGCAGATGTTACAAGGAGAGGTAGAGAAGTTAAAAGTTCCCACAAATCCTTTCAATGCTTCAGCATCTTCAACTAATAGAACTACAAATACTGCTACAGGAGGTTTTCTGAATACAGAACTAGATGTGATTCAAGAATTAGAATAG
- the LOC123902855 gene encoding G-type lectin S-receptor-like serine/threonine-protein kinase SD2-5, translated as MEPFLCFLQIVMLVVLILLHHNHQTCDAKTTNSNNQKNCTPSSCGKITNIKYPFRLKDDPTACGDPRYELSCENNITTLALLSGKYYVKSIDYKNYTIRLVDPGIKESNCSSIPRYYLYASNFTDAYNYSYKEGAYQTSQYRFLSKKTDDPSPTLSRPMFQHVIYMNCSNHIRDDDPVYVDTASCINGGHIYAIPGDVKVGNLTDDDCRVEVITAISYFGYNYSSEDWDIPNEKYSYSEIHRMLVGGFEVSWMSAPCQDLCGEPDCYWSEITSSLRCDSEPCKTTMRFTVACGPQFWPRMFVEGILYGIAKGLLQTIGVAVEGGSYGISESKLGIDIGRIIGMYILPLFIIVRSALGLIVFFTKLIHIYRTRHTSMYENIEDFLQGNSLIPIRYSYKEIKKMTRDFKDKLGEGGYGKVYKGMLRSGPLVAIKMLGKVKGNGNGEDFISEVATIGRIHHTNVVRLIGFCVEGSKRALVYDFMPNGSLDKYISSTEEHIFLTYKQMYEISLGVARGIAYLHQGCDMQILHFDIKPHNILLDEDFIAKVSDFGLAKLYPVDNSIVTLTGVRGTFGYMAPELFYKNIGKVSYKADVYSFGMLLMEIANRRRNLNTNADDSNQIFFPYWIYNELIEEREIEILGEATDDEKKNVKKMFIIALWCIQLNPNDRPSMDRVIEMLEGEAENIEIPPKPPSPTEIIQDI; from the exons ATGGAACCATTCTTATGCTTCCTCCAAATTGTTATGCTTGTTGTTTTGATACTACTGCATCATAATCATCAAACATGTGATGCAAAAACTACTAATAGTAATAACCAGAAAAATTGTACACCTTCTTCATGTGGTAAAATCACAAACATAAAATATCCGTTTCGACTTAAGGATGATCCAACAGCCTGTGGTGATCCGAGATACGAGTTATCCTGCGAAAACAACATCACAACATTAGCTCTGCTTTCGGGTAAATACTATGTCAAATCAATCGACTACAAAAACTACACAATTCGGTTAGTTGATCCTGGAATTAAAGAGTCTAATTGCTCCTCCATTCCTCGCTATTACTTATATGCTTCAAATTTTACCGACGCTTACAATTATAGCTACAAGGAGGGTGCATATCAAACCTCACAGTACAGATTTCTTTCTAAGAAGACTGATGATCCTTCTCCTACTTTGTCAAGACCAATGTTCCAGCATGTAATATATATGAATTGTAGCAATCATATACGAGATGATGATCCTGTGTATGTGGATACAGCTTCTTGCATCAATGGTGGACATATATATGCCATTCCTGGGGATGTGAAAGTTGGAAATTTGACGGATGATGACTGTCGCGTGGAGGTTATTACCGCGATATCTTATTTCGGTTATAATTACAGCTCTGAGGATTGGGATATTCCGAATGAAAAGTATTCCTACAGTGAAATTCATAGGATGTTGGTGGGTGGATTTGAGGTATCTTGGATGAGTGCTCCTTGTCAAGATCTTTGTGGAGAACCAGATTGTTACTGGAGTGAAATAACTTCGAGTCTTCGATGCGACTCTGAACCTTGTAAAACTACAATGCGATTTACAGTTGCTTGTG gaCCTCAATTTTGGCCGCGAATGTTTGTCGAAG GCATTTTGTACGGAATTGCTAAAG GACTGCTACAAACAATAGGTGTGGCAGTAGAAGGTGGATCTTATGGTATTTCTGAATCTAAACTTGGGATTGACATAGGAAGAATCATTGGAATGTATATTTTGCCATTATTCATTATAGTGAGATCGGCGTTGGGTCTCATAGTTTTCTTTACAAAATTGATACATATATATCGAACAAGGCATACATCGATGTATGAAAACATCGAAGACTTTCTTCAAGGAAATTCCCTTATTCCTATAAGATATTCATACAAAGAGATAAAGAAGATGACTAGAGATTTTAAGGACAAATTGGGTGAAGGAGGATATGGTAAGGTTTATAAGGGAATGCTTCGCAGTGGCCCTTTGGTAGCCATAAAGATGTTGGGAAAAGTTAAGGGTAATGGAAATGGGGAAGATTTTATTAGTGAAGTTGCAACTATAGGAAGAATACATCACACCAATGTAGTTCGACTTATTGGATTTTGTGTCGAGGGTTCAAAACGTGCTCTTGTTTATGATTTCATGCCCAATGGCTCTCTTGATAAGTATATTTCTTCTACAGAAGAACATATTTTCTTAACTTATAAGCAAATGTATGAGATATCTCTTGGAGTGGCTCGCGGAATTGCTTATTTGCATCAAGGTTGTGACATGCAAATTTTACATTTTGATATCAAGCCCCATAACATACTTCTTGACGAGGATTTCATCGCCAAAGTTTCAGACTTTGGTCTTGCAAAACTTTATCCTGTTGACAATAGCATTGTAACTTTGACTGGTGTAAGAGGAACATTTGGTTACATGGCTCCAGAATTGTTCTACAAAAATATTGGAAAAGTTTCTTATAAGGCTGATGTATATAGTTTTGGAATGCTCTTGATGGAAATAGCAAacagaagaagaaatttgaacACAAATGCAGAtgattcaaaccaaattttctttCCCTATTGGATTTACAATGAACTGATTGAAGAAAGGGAGATAGAAATATTGGGAGAAGCTACGGACGACGAAAAGAAAAATGTGAAGAAGATGTTCATAATTGCTCTATGGTGTATACAATTGAACCCCAATGATCGTCCTTCGATGGACAGAGTAATAGAGATGCTTGAAGGAGAAGCCGAAAACATTGAAATTCCTCCAAAACCTCCGAGTCCAACTGAAATTATCCAAGATATATAA
- the LOC123893297 gene encoding uncharacterized protein LOC123893297, whose amino-acid sequence MVIVVVLLHQHHQICDATTITNNQTYCPPSSCGKITNITHPFRLKDDPTTCGDTRYELSCENNMTVLTLFSGKYYVKSINYNNYTIRLIDPGIQEEDCSSIPRYYLYASNFTSYYNYSNYQKDPYKTSQIRIIPSTGYYLYLDTRRLPMFQHVIYMNCSNPVRHNPVYADAASCIKSNSQSGHVYAIAGDLKVSNLQDDDCRVELVTAISFFHFNYSHPHWNIPIKKYSYNEIHKMLVGGFEVSWMSASCQDLCGESDCYLSEITGTLQCDYLADHCITTLGFHVGCGPPSKLRMFVEGIIYGIARGNFLL is encoded by the exons ATGGTAATTGTTGTTGTACTACTGCATCAACATCATCAAATATGTGATGCAACTACTATTACTAATAACCAAACTTATTGTCCACCTTCTTCATGCGGCAAAATCACAAACATAACACATCCATTTCGTCTTAAGGATGATCCAACAACATGCGGTGATACAAGATACGAGTTATCCTGCGAAAACAACATGACAGTATTAACTTTGTTTTCGGGTAAATACTATGTGAAATCAATTAACTACAACAACTACACAATTCGGTTAATTGATCCCGGAATTCAAGAGGAAGATTGCTCCTCTATTCCTCGCTATTACTTATACGCTTCTAATTTCACAAGTTATTACAATTATAGCAACTACCAGAAAGATCCATATAAAACCTCACAGATCAGAATAATTCCTAGTACCGGATATTATCTTTATCTTGATACTAGAAGATTACCAATGTTCCAGCACGTAATTTACATGAATTGTAGCAATCCTGTACGGCATAATCCAGTGTATGCAGACGCAGCTTCTTGCATCAAGTCAAATTCACAAAGTGGCCATGTTTATGCCATTGCTGGAGATTTGAAGGTCAGCAACTTACAAGATGATGACTGCCGCGTGGAGTTAGTTACGGCTATATCATTCTTCCATTTTAATTACAGCCATCCTCATTGGAATATTCCGATTAAAAAGTATTCGTACAATGAAATTCATAAGATGTTGGTGGGTGGATTCGAGGTTTCTTGGATGAGTGCTTCTTGTCAAGATCTTTGTGGAGAATCAGATTGCTATTTAAGTGAAATCACAGGGACTCTTCAATGTGACTATCTGGCTGATCATTGCATAACTACATTGGGATTTCATGTAGGTTGTG gaCCTCCATCAAAGCTGCGAATGTTTGTCGAAG GTATTATATACGGCATTGCCAGAGgtaattttttactttaa
- the LOC123902863 gene encoding rust resistance kinase Lr10-like, translated as MPNGSLDRYISSGENHISLTFRQMYEISLAVARGIAYLHQGCDMQILHFDIKPHNILLDKDFTAKVSDFGLAKLYPVDNSIVTLTAARGTIGYMAPELFYKNIGGVSYKADVYSFGMLLMEIANRRRNLNSNADKSSQIFFPYWIYNELIEEREIEILGEATDDEKKNVKKMFIIALWCIQLNPNDRPSMDKVIEMLEGEIEDIEIPPKPSPYPNEVVQDNGISSSESVSDDDVTDSISFVGETIEDPLL; from the coding sequence ATGCCCAACGGCTCTCTTGACAGATATATTTCCTCTGGAGAAAATCACATTTCCTTAACTTTTAGGCAAATGTACGAGATATCACTTGCAGTGGCTCGTGGAATTGCTTATTTGCATCAAGGTTGTGACATGCAAATTTTACATTTTGATATCAAGCCTCATAACATACTTCTTGACAAGGACTTCACTGCCAAAGTTTCAGACTTTGGTCTTGCAAAACTTTATCCTGTTGACAATAGCATTGTAACTTTGACTGCTGCAAGAGGAACGATTGGTTACATGGCTCCAGAACTGTTCTACAAAAATATTGGTGGAGTTTCCTATAAGGCTGATGTATATAGTTTTGGAATGCTCTTAATGGAAATAGCAAACCGGAGAAGAAATTTGAACTCAAATGCAGATAAGTCAAGCCAAATTTTCTTTCCCTATTGGATTTACAATGAATTGATTGAAGAAAGGGAGATAGAAATATTGGGAGAAGCTACAGACGACGAAAAGAAAAATGTGAAGAAGATGTTCATAATTGCTTTATGGTGCATACAATTAAACCCAAATGATCGTCCTTCAATGGACAAGGTAATAGAAATGCTTGAAGGAGAAATTGAAGACATTGAAATTCCTCCAAAACCTTCTCCATATCCAAATGAAGTTGTTCAAGATAATGGAATAAGCTCTAGTGAATCTGTATCGGATGACGATGTCACCGACTCGATTAGTTTTGTTGGGGAAACTATAGAAGATCCTTTATTATAG